A genomic segment from Diospyros lotus cultivar Yz01 chromosome 5, ASM1463336v1, whole genome shotgun sequence encodes:
- the LOC127801512 gene encoding ankyrin repeat-containing protein ITN1-like — MDSELYKAAMEGNIEVLRQHEDQLGHQLTPRNNTVLHVAAQFPDNTGCVKEILNLQPSLLPGINSKGETALHIAARLGCDNTIRELLDFARTPSPVDPESEAAVTKLLLWMTTFEEKDTALHEAVKNNSLGVVKLLVKEDPDLSDVANSYEETPLYLAAERRHLDIVSTILETCRKPAFGGPNGRTALHAAVIADCSSCVKKLLDKDQDLIKIGDSYGWTPLHFAARLNLVALTNQLLHTDKSIAYLAANEDDKMTAFHLAAKRGSFGMMQVFWLHCPDCSEMVNERGQNVLHIAIENENSDLIKKLLKSPFPISNMLHEKDTDGNTPLHLLATSRCSIPELIRHPAADKCAFNKKNQTPKDVIVSEHAYFYKEYIMELSKTNAPSGWRNIVSEDKDRLEKLRYLSKESKVKKNEEFPKAYDTTILVATLIATVTFAASFAVPGGFDSNQGPNQGMAVLVRNAAFRAFVISNTIALTFSISALLLLLFISYYQGYDDFFNKARIRFFLALNCLTVSLAAMMVSLITGSLAVLATSMGLAVAVCAIGCLGLLIFCVLHYKFYRDIFRQFIKYLFISFLLDISAAVRDQA, encoded by the exons ATGGATAGCGAACTGTACAAGGCAGCCATGGAAGGCAATATTGAAGTGCTCAGGCAACACGAGGACCAGCTCGGCCATCAGTTGACCCCAAGAAACAACACTGTCCTCCATGTGGCTGCCCAGTTTCCCGACAACACAGGATGCGTCAAAGAAATCCTAAATTTGCAGCCATCTCTACTCCCTGGGATAAATTCCAAAGGGGAGACTGCCCTTCATATTGCAGCCAGATTAGGATGCGACAACACCATTAGAGAACTGCTTGATTTTGCAAGAACACCCAGCCCAGTGGATCCCGAGAGCGAAGCTGCAGTCACAAAGTTGCTCTTGTGGATGACAACGTTTGAGGAGAAAGACACTGCCTTGCACGAGGCTGTTAAGAATAATAGCCTTGGTGTGGTTAAGTTGCTGGTAAAAGAAGATCCAGATCTCTCTGATGTTGCCAATAGTTATGAAGAGACTCCTCTTTACTTGGCTGCTGAGAGGCGCCATCTTGACATTGTCTCAACAATCTTGGAGACTTGCAGAAAGCCTGCTTTTGGCGGCCCAAATGGCAGAACAGCCTTGCACGCCGCTGTCATTGCCGATTGCTCAA GTTGTGTGAAAAAATTACTAGATAAGGATCAAGACTTAATCAAAATAGGAGACTCTTACGGATGGACGCCACTTCATTTTGCTGCGCGTTTAAACTTGGTTGCGCTAACCAACCAACTTCTTCACACGGATAAATCCATAGCATACCTCGCTGCAAACGAAGATGACAAGATGACGGCTTTTCATTTAGCAGCTAAACGGGGTTCATTTGGCATGATGCAAGTGTTTTGGTTGCACTGCCCTGATTGCTCGGAAATGGTCAACGAGAGGGGTCAGAATGTTCTTCACATTGCAATAGAGAATGAAAATAGTGATCTGATCAAAAAACTTCTCAAATCCCCATTTCCCATTAGTAATATGCTCCACGAGAAAGACACAGATGGGAATACACCTCTTCATCTACTTGCAACTTCTCGCTGCAGCATACCTGAACTGATAAGGCACCCCGCAGCAGATAAGTGTGCATttaacaagaaaaatcaaactccGAAAGACGTAATAGTGTCTGAGCATGCATATTTCtataag GAGTACATCATGGAATTAAGCAAAACAAACGCTCCCTCGGGCTGGAGAAACATAGTCTCCGAAGACAAGGACAGGCTCGAGAAGTTGAGGTATCTTTCAAAGGAAAGCAAGGTGAAAAAGAATGAAGAGTTCCCTAAAGCTTACGACACCACAATCCTAGTGGCCACCTTGATAGCAACCGTAACCTTCGCCGCCAGTTTCGCCGTCCCCGGCGGCTTCGACAGCAACCAAGGCCCAAACCAAGGCATGGCAGTTCTAGTAAGAAATGCGGCCTTCAGAGCATTTGTCATCTCCAACACAATTGCTTTGACTTTCTCCATTTCTGCTCTGCTTCTCCTCCTCTTCATATCCTACTATCAGGGTTATGATGACTTCTTCAATAAGGCAAGAATACGATTTTTCTTGGCCCTGAATTGCCTCACCGTATCCTTGGCGGCAATGATGGTTTCTCTCATCACCGGAAGCTTAGCTGTTTTGGCCACTTCCATGGGTCTCGCCGTTGCCGTTTGCGCCATTGGTTGTCTCGGCCTTCTCATTTTCTGCGTTTTGCATTACAAGTTCTATCGTGACATTTTCCGGCAgttcattaaatatttatttatctc